Proteins encoded by one window of Candidatus Paceibacterota bacterium:
- a CDS encoding prephenate dehydrogenase/arogenate dehydrogenase family protein, producing the protein MNTKIAVLGPQGTYGHEAGLKAISRFGLGSDCEVVFVGKNDELVPTAIENSSFALVPVENSTAGVVSAAVPELFKLMSRSSQVSVIGELSLAPSHCLLTRPGVDFNSIKGVLSHSQALEQCKGSLLQLGIGERISVASTALAAEMVAKEERFSQFAAIASGVAGEVYRLKVLSPGMADRHDNRTRFYLIGPKDFPADRKIKLAPKKIGIIGVNGRYGRWLKRFFEELGCEVRGSDVDTELSNRAVIEWAEVVCFAVSLEVAEQTIRALAPLARKEQLLLDVTSIKTGPVTAMMEAGAEVVGMHPMCAPTVKTLRGQTVVLTIGRLATWGLWFHDLLCNLRADVKVSTPEEHDEVVACVQGLPHIAILAMAATVRTRGVNVLESLDFTSPFYKVVISLMGRLLTQDPKLYAEIQMANPHSLEFLRTFRNELDQLIEVVASKDRATFIEQFQASRDHFGPVALKQGFDFFEYLIQMLVDLAEANSIRLSFSQDHPGLLMQISQAFADQKVNMSIVHSSWRNSCLSFLIGLQEPKFSPAVIAAIETIKSLEGATVDMKPSFG; encoded by the coding sequence ATGAACACTAAAATTGCGGTTTTAGGTCCGCAAGGGACCTACGGTCACGAAGCCGGCCTCAAGGCGATTTCACGCTTCGGACTCGGTTCGGATTGCGAGGTGGTTTTTGTTGGTAAAAATGACGAATTGGTTCCGACGGCGATTGAGAATAGCTCTTTTGCTTTGGTTCCAGTTGAGAATAGTACGGCCGGGGTGGTTTCGGCCGCAGTGCCGGAACTTTTCAAGTTGATGAGTCGGAGCTCTCAAGTCTCTGTCATCGGCGAGCTGTCACTTGCTCCGTCGCATTGCCTTTTGACTCGGCCCGGTGTGGATTTTAATTCCATCAAGGGTGTGCTCTCTCACAGCCAAGCCCTAGAGCAGTGCAAGGGGAGTTTGTTGCAATTGGGAATCGGTGAACGAATCTCGGTCGCTTCGACCGCCCTGGCAGCGGAGATGGTCGCGAAGGAGGAAAGGTTTTCCCAATTTGCGGCTATCGCTTCCGGAGTTGCCGGAGAGGTTTACAGATTGAAGGTTCTCTCTCCGGGCATGGCTGATCGACACGACAATCGGACCAGATTTTATTTGATTGGTCCGAAAGATTTTCCGGCTGATCGGAAAATCAAGTTGGCTCCGAAGAAAATTGGAATTATTGGAGTGAACGGTCGCTATGGCCGTTGGCTCAAACGGTTCTTTGAGGAGCTTGGCTGTGAAGTCCGTGGTTCGGATGTGGACACCGAATTGTCTAATCGGGCTGTGATTGAGTGGGCTGAAGTGGTTTGCTTTGCGGTTTCGCTTGAAGTGGCCGAGCAGACAATCCGGGCTTTGGCGCCACTTGCTCGCAAGGAACAACTTCTGCTCGATGTGACCAGTATCAAAACTGGCCCGGTCACAGCCATGATGGAGGCTGGGGCCGAAGTTGTGGGGATGCACCCGATGTGCGCCCCAACGGTCAAAACTTTGCGAGGGCAAACGGTGGTACTGACAATTGGCCGCTTGGCCACTTGGGGACTTTGGTTCCATGACCTCTTATGCAACCTGCGGGCTGATGTGAAAGTGAGCACACCGGAGGAGCATGATGAAGTGGTGGCCTGTGTCCAAGGATTGCCTCATATTGCCATTCTGGCTATGGCGGCAACAGTAAGGACCCGCGGGGTTAATGTGCTCGAAAGTCTGGACTTTACCAGCCCATTCTACAAAGTGGTCATCAGTTTGATGGGTCGGCTTCTGACTCAGGATCCAAAACTGTACGCAGAAATCCAGATGGCTAATCCACATTCGCTTGAGTTCCTCCGGACTTTTCGGAACGAGCTCGACCAGCTGATTGAGGTGGTCGCATCGAAAGACCGGGCCACTTTTATCGAGCAGTTTCAAGCGAGTCGTGACCATTTCGGTCCGGTGGCGCTCAAGCAAGGTTTCGACTTCTTCGAGTACTTGATTCAGATGCTTGTGGATTTGGCCGAAGCCAATTCCATCAGGCTCTCATTCAGCCAAGATCACCCGGGACTCTTGATGCAAATTTCTCAAGCCTTCGCCGATCAAAAGGTGAACATGAGCATTGTGCACTCGTCCTGGAGGAACAGCTGTCTGTCGTTTCTGATTGGACTGCAGGAGCCGAAGTTTTCTCCGGCCGTGATTGCCGCTATCGAGACCATCAAATCTCTCGAGGGTGCCACGGTGGACATGAAGCCTTCGTTTGGCTGA
- the serS gene encoding serine--tRNA ligase, with amino-acid sequence MLDIKFIRENKDLIQVGAKKKHLDFEAAKLLEIDEKRRELTVAVEKKRAEQNSFNEKIVKAAPEAKAGLISEMKSVKEALQKDEAELTEIMKNWQLQMLQVPNLPDMSVPEGASDAENVEVRTWGEIPKFDFKPKGHIELMTALGMIDLDRGAKVSGFRGYYLKNDAVRLNFAIWQYALDFFSQRGFESMLVPSIAKRENLMGTGYLPQGEEDLYKTQDGDYLAGTAEVATMGYFSGEVLDKSELPKKFLSFSESFRREAGSHGKDTKGLMRVHEFYKWEQVVLCEASHETSVKFHEELTKNAEDFIQSLGLAYHVVVNCGGDLGLGQVKKYDIETWVPSENKYRETHSSSYFHDFQTRRLNIRYKDTDGKMRFAHSLNNTAIATPRVLIQLVENYQQADGSIIVPEVLRPYVGKDKIGPKS; translated from the coding sequence ATGTTAGACATTAAATTCATTCGAGAAAATAAAGACCTAATCCAAGTGGGTGCCAAGAAAAAGCACTTGGATTTTGAAGCGGCCAAATTGCTAGAAATTGATGAGAAAAGACGAGAACTGACCGTAGCTGTCGAAAAAAAGCGAGCCGAGCAGAATTCGTTTAACGAAAAAATTGTTAAAGCCGCGCCGGAGGCTAAAGCCGGTTTGATTTCAGAAATGAAATCGGTCAAGGAGGCCTTGCAGAAGGATGAAGCCGAATTGACTGAAATAATGAAAAATTGGCAACTGCAGATGCTTCAGGTACCTAACCTGCCCGACATGTCGGTGCCAGAGGGTGCGAGTGACGCTGAAAATGTCGAGGTTCGAACTTGGGGTGAAATTCCAAAATTTGATTTTAAGCCGAAAGGTCACATTGAGTTAATGACGGCTCTCGGCATGATTGATCTTGATCGTGGGGCCAAGGTCTCGGGTTTTCGTGGCTACTATTTGAAGAATGACGCGGTTCGGCTAAATTTTGCCATTTGGCAGTATGCTTTGGATTTTTTCAGCCAACGCGGTTTTGAATCGATGCTGGTGCCGTCAATCGCTAAGAGGGAAAATCTGATGGGTACCGGTTATTTGCCGCAAGGCGAGGAAGATTTATACAAGACTCAAGACGGGGATTATCTCGCCGGTACGGCGGAGGTGGCCACTATGGGTTATTTCTCTGGCGAAGTTTTGGACAAATCAGAATTACCGAAAAAGTTTTTGTCATTTTCCGAAAGTTTCAGAAGGGAAGCGGGCAGTCATGGCAAAGATACCAAGGGCCTTATGCGGGTTCATGAATTTTACAAATGGGAGCAAGTGGTGCTCTGCGAGGCCAGTCACGAAACCTCGGTCAAATTCCACGAGGAGCTCACAAAAAATGCCGAGGATTTTATCCAGTCGCTCGGCTTGGCCTATCATGTAGTGGTCAATTGTGGTGGCGATTTGGGACTTGGCCAAGTTAAAAAATATGATATCGAGACCTGGGTGCCCTCAGAGAATAAATATCGCGAAACTCACTCGTCGTCATATTTCCATGATTTCCAGACCCGTCGTCTCAATATTCGCTATAAAGACACTGACGGCAAAATGCGTTTTGCTCACTCCTTAAACAATACGGCGATTGCCACTCCTAGGGTTTTGATTCAATTGGTTGAAAACTACCAGCAAGCTGACGGCTCGATTATTGTGCCAGAGGTTTTGCGACCGTATGTCGGCAAGGATAAAATCGGTCCCAAGTCTTAG
- the dprA gene encoding DNA-processing protein DprA — MNPLIRELTPDEFPKRLLEIPDKPKKLFIRGQMPPEDYKWLAVVGSRKYTPYGRQVCEKLIAGLHGQPVVIVSGLALGIDALAHETALDNGLTCVAVPGSGLDPKVIYPASNYQLAERIIDKGGALLSEFEPDFQATTWSFPQRNRIMAGLSDAILVIEAEIKSGTLITSRLATDYNREVMTVPGSIFSSTSEGPHMLIRLGATPITTSKDILDALGLVSDSPLAVEDRYKDISMEEMAIIKLLAIPTSRDELIRKSGMSVSRANSLLSVMEIKGLIKESLGEIRLS, encoded by the coding sequence ATGAATCCTTTAATCAGAGAGCTTACTCCTGATGAATTTCCAAAGAGGCTTTTGGAAATTCCCGACAAGCCGAAAAAACTATTTATTAGAGGCCAGATGCCACCGGAAGATTATAAGTGGCTGGCCGTCGTCGGCTCACGCAAATACACTCCTTATGGTAGGCAGGTCTGTGAAAAACTGATTGCCGGCCTGCACGGCCAGCCGGTCGTAATTGTTTCCGGTCTAGCTTTGGGAATTGATGCTTTGGCCCACGAAACTGCGCTTGATAACGGGCTTACCTGTGTTGCTGTGCCCGGCTCCGGCCTTGATCCTAAAGTAATTTATCCCGCCAGCAATTATCAACTGGCGGAGAGAATTATCGATAAAGGCGGGGCTTTGCTTTCGGAATTCGAGCCTGATTTTCAAGCCACAACCTGGAGCTTCCCTCAGCGCAACCGAATCATGGCCGGACTTTCCGACGCGATTTTAGTAATTGAAGCCGAGATTAAATCAGGAACTCTTATCACTTCCCGCCTGGCCACCGACTACAACCGGGAAGTAATGACTGTCCCCGGTTCAATTTTTTCTTCAACCTCCGAAGGTCCTCATATGCTCATTCGTCTGGGCGCCACTCCGATTACAACCAGCAAAGACATTCTCGATGCCCTTGGTTTGGTATCCGATTCGCCGCTTGCGGTGGAAGATAGGTATAAAGATATTTCTATGGAAGAGATGGCGATTATTAAACTTTTGGCCATCCCAACTTCTCGCGATGAGCTAATTCGTAAATCCGGCATGTCGGTCTCGCGAGCCAACAGTCTACTCTCCGTAATGGAGATCAAGGGTTTGATTAAAGAAAGTCTGGGAGAGATAAGGCTGAGCTAG
- the topA gene encoding type I DNA topoisomerase, which translates to MQEPKQKISNGTRLLIVESPAKAKTISKYLEGKYEVVASVGHIRDLPKSNKKAIDIEGGFIPHYEISKGKEKVVAGIRTAAKSASEIILATDPDREGEAIAWHIAEIIGNDVGESKVQSAKFKSKIKRVVYHEITKDAILEALENPREIDQNLRRAQEARRVLDRLVGYDLSGLIWKKVRYGLSAGRVQSPALRILMEREREIKAFKPEQFWVIEAQTETKLKDKITLTCVEEPRDQKLVEKILTIGKKEAWTITDVSESEAKRSPKAPFITSTLQQAASSRLGFAPSRTMGIAQKLYESGLITYMRTDSTTLSKQALGQIFSLIESNYGKEYLSPRTFAAKSKNAQEAHEAIRPTHIGTKIAGHTPEQQKLYELIWQRTVASQMTDAKIMRAKITAHVGPADLPDFAVNGSRVIFPGWIAADPDARGEDVILPQVKEGETLKLLDLSSQEKFTEPPPRYSEAGLVKELEKRGIGRPSTYASIIKTIEERGYVTKENKALRPTDTGDVVSTFLEENFANYISDSFTAEMEDELDDIALGKREYEKTLRDFYKPFQKEVKSKEKLAKATNLGDAPAEFKCPVCGGPMIIKLGRAGRFMSCAKFPECMGARTIDGKELEGPKETGEKCPECKDGKLIERDGKFGRFIACNNYPKCKYIKKDPELEKQNSTGVQCPVCKEGYMMARRGRFGVFYSCSKYPDCKNAIKAMPTGKLCPMCGALMMQGTKTIPERCSNKACPNHNPHKLGK; encoded by the coding sequence ATGCAAGAACCTAAACAAAAAATCTCTAACGGGACAAGACTACTAATCGTCGAGTCACCGGCAAAAGCGAAAACTATTTCAAAATATTTGGAAGGCAAATATGAAGTAGTCGCCTCGGTCGGACACATCCGCGACTTACCAAAGAGCAACAAAAAGGCCATCGACATCGAGGGCGGTTTTATCCCGCACTATGAAATCTCTAAAGGTAAAGAGAAAGTTGTCGCCGGCATTCGAACTGCCGCCAAAAGCGCGAGCGAAATTATCCTCGCGACCGACCCCGACCGTGAAGGTGAAGCGATTGCCTGGCATATCGCCGAAATCATTGGAAATGATGTCGGCGAGTCCAAAGTTCAAAGTGCAAAGTTCAAAAGTAAGATCAAAAGAGTCGTCTATCACGAAATTACCAAAGACGCGATTCTTGAAGCCTTGGAAAATCCGCGCGAGATTGATCAGAATCTGCGGCGCGCCCAAGAGGCGCGCCGCGTCCTCGACCGTCTGGTTGGCTACGATCTCTCCGGCTTAATTTGGAAAAAGGTTCGCTATGGCTTATCGGCTGGCCGAGTCCAATCCCCCGCTCTTCGCATCCTAATGGAACGCGAGCGCGAAATTAAAGCCTTTAAGCCGGAACAATTCTGGGTTATTGAAGCACAAACAGAAACTAAACTAAAAGACAAGATTACTTTGACTTGTGTCGAGGAACCGCGCGATCAAAAGTTGGTTGAGAAAATTCTTACAATCGGCAAAAAAGAAGCTTGGACCATCACCGACGTTTCCGAGTCCGAAGCCAAAAGATCACCGAAAGCGCCCTTCATCACTTCGACCCTGCAACAGGCGGCGAGTTCCCGCCTTGGCTTTGCCCCGTCACGAACTATGGGCATCGCCCAAAAACTTTACGAATCCGGTCTCATTACCTACATGAGGACCGACAGCACCACCTTGAGCAAGCAGGCTTTGGGACAAATTTTCAGCCTGATTGAATCAAACTATGGCAAGGAATATTTGAGCCCCCGCACCTTTGCCGCCAAGAGTAAAAATGCGCAGGAGGCCCACGAAGCCATCCGCCCGACTCACATCGGCACCAAAATAGCCGGCCACACTCCGGAACAGCAAAAACTTTATGAACTAATTTGGCAAAGAACTGTTGCCTCCCAAATGACGGATGCCAAGATTATGCGCGCCAAAATCACCGCTCATGTCGGTCCGGCCGATCTGCCCGATTTTGCTGTAAACGGCTCGCGAGTAATTTTCCCAGGCTGGATTGCAGCCGATCCCGACGCTCGAGGTGAGGATGTTATTTTGCCCCAGGTTAAGGAGGGTGAAACTTTAAAATTGCTCGACTTGTCGAGTCAGGAAAAATTTACCGAACCACCACCAAGATACTCCGAAGCCGGCCTGGTCAAAGAATTGGAGAAACGCGGTATCGGCAGGCCTAGTACCTATGCTTCGATTATCAAAACTATCGAGGAGCGCGGTTATGTGACAAAAGAAAACAAGGCGTTGAGACCAACCGATACCGGCGATGTGGTCAGCACTTTCCTTGAGGAAAATTTTGCCAACTATATCAGTGATTCATTTACTGCAGAAATGGAAGACGAACTGGATGATATCGCTCTGGGCAAACGCGAGTACGAAAAAACCTTGCGTGATTTTTACAAACCTTTCCAAAAGGAAGTTAAGTCCAAAGAAAAATTGGCCAAGGCCACCAATCTTGGTGATGCGCCGGCTGAATTTAAGTGCCCGGTCTGTGGCGGGCCGATGATTATCAAACTCGGACGAGCCGGACGATTTATGAGTTGTGCCAAATTCCCAGAATGTATGGGTGCGCGCACAATTGACGGCAAGGAACTGGAGGGCCCGAAGGAAACCGGCGAAAAATGTCCGGAGTGTAAAGATGGAAAATTGATTGAGCGCGATGGCAAATTCGGTCGCTTCATCGCCTGCAACAATTATCCAAAGTGTAAGTACATCAAAAAGGATCCTGAACTTGAGAAGCAGAATTCAACCGGCGTACAGTGTCCTGTTTGCAAGGAGGGCTACATGATGGCACGACGCGGACGCTTCGGCGTATTTTACAGCTGTTCAAAATATCCGGATTGCAAAAACGCCATTAAGGCCATGCCGACCGGCAAACTTTGTCCGATGTGTGGAGCCCTGATGATGCAGGGGACGAAGACCATTCCTGAGCGCTGCTCAAACAAGGCCTGCCCAAATCATAATCCGCATAAATTGGGAAAATAA
- a CDS encoding ParB/RepB/Spo0J family partition protein: MAFFNNSIFWVEVEKVFPNPFQPRKEFDEARLKDLAESIRQYGILQPLVVSRKEKIKEDGGLFVEYELISGERRLRASRLAGLSQVPVLIRSEEDSDKMKLELAIIENLQREDLNPVDRARAFDRLAKEFNLKHHEIAQKIGKSRMYVSNTLRLLSLPEEVISVLTEGKISEGHARTLLMLSDRPEEQNVLFKEIMLKRLTVRETENIARRIAVERQRKPDPLEPEYIDIEGKLAESLGTKVRIDKRQEGGRIVIDFASPADLRSILEAIEKKTQMAKITPASAPVTSEPVAVDDRSEVEKEAEENDELYSVKNFSI, from the coding sequence ATGGCCTTTTTTAATAATTCGATATTTTGGGTTGAAGTTGAGAAGGTTTTTCCCAACCCTTTTCAACCGCGTAAGGAATTTGACGAAGCTCGTCTCAAAGATTTGGCCGAATCAATTCGCCAATACGGTATTTTGCAACCGCTCGTTGTCAGCCGAAAAGAAAAAATCAAAGAAGACGGTGGCCTGTTTGTTGAATACGAATTGATTTCCGGCGAGCGCCGTTTGCGTGCCTCGAGGTTGGCCGGTCTCTCACAAGTGCCCGTTTTGATTCGCAGTGAGGAAGACAGTGACAAGATGAAGCTGGAGCTTGCAATTATTGAAAATCTCCAACGAGAAGATTTGAACCCGGTTGATCGGGCACGAGCTTTTGACCGACTGGCCAAGGAATTTAATTTGAAACATCACGAAATTGCGCAGAAAATCGGCAAGAGCCGAATGTATGTTTCCAACACTCTGCGTCTGTTGTCCTTGCCGGAAGAAGTAATCAGTGTTTTGACCGAAGGCAAAATCTCCGAAGGTCACGCCAGAACGCTTCTCATGCTTTCCGACAGGCCGGAAGAGCAAAATGTTTTGTTCAAGGAGATTATGCTCAAGCGATTGACTGTCCGCGAGACAGAGAATATCGCTCGTCGCATCGCCGTCGAAAGGCAGAGGAAGCCGGATCCGCTTGAGCCGGAGTATATTGATATCGAAGGCAAGTTGGCCGAGTCGCTCGGTACCAAAGTGCGAATAGACAAGAGGCAAGAGGGTGGGAGAATCGTAATAGACTTCGCTTCTCCGGCAGATCTTAGAAGTATCTTGGAGGCGATTGAAAAGAAAACTCAAATGGCCAAGATTACGCCGGCAAGCGCGCCAGTCACCAGTGAGCCGGTGGCAGTTGACGACCGAAGTGAGGTAGAAAAAGAGGCCGAGGAAAATGACGAGCTTTACTCGGTTAAGAATTTTTCAATCTAA
- the rpmG gene encoding 50S ribosomal protein L33, whose protein sequence is MSQDQLIKLACTKCKRINYWSRKNKKKVERKIELKKFCKWCKKQTPHKEAKK, encoded by the coding sequence ATGTCCCAAGATCAACTAATCAAATTGGCCTGTACCAAGTGCAAACGCATCAACTACTGGAGCCGAAAGAATAAGAAAAAAGTTGAGCGCAAAATCGAGCTCAAAAAGTTTTGCAAATGGTGCAAAAAGCAGACTCCTCACAAGGAAGCCAAGAAGTAG
- the miaA gene encoding tRNA (adenosine(37)-N6)-dimethylallyltransferase MiaA, with amino-acid sequence MKSKVLVILGPTATGKSNLAVILARKFNGEVISADSRQVYKGLNLGTGKITKKEMKGVRHHLLDVVSPRKVFTVSDYQKLAGHVVEQILAKGKLPIICGGTGLYIDSILSGQKFPEVPPNLKLRRQLERKTTAELFEQLKKLDPRRASQIDKNNPRRLIRAIEIARAIGKVPEFNFFGSKYNVLKIGLNLPAEKLKKRISIRLFARIREGMIGEATKLHRAGLSWKRMEDLGLEYRFQAKYLRGEISKEEMVKQLESAIWHYAKRQMTWFRRDKNIKWFEPKDSSRIVQTVRKFILAE; translated from the coding sequence ATGAAAAGTAAGGTTTTGGTGATATTGGGACCAACTGCCACCGGCAAGAGTAATCTGGCGGTTATTTTGGCCAGAAAATTTAACGGGGAAGTGATTTCCGCCGATTCGAGACAGGTCTATAAAGGACTCAATCTTGGCACGGGCAAAATTACCAAAAAGGAGATGAAAGGCGTCAGGCACCATTTGCTTGATGTGGTTTCGCCCAGGAAAGTTTTTACAGTTTCCGACTATCAGAAATTGGCAGGTCACGTAGTCGAGCAAATCTTGGCTAAAGGTAAATTGCCGATAATTTGTGGCGGTACCGGTTTGTATATCGACAGCATTTTAAGCGGACAAAAATTTCCCGAGGTTCCGCCGAACCTGAAACTTCGCCGACAGTTGGAAAGAAAAACTACGGCAGAGCTTTTTGAGCAACTCAAAAAGCTCGACCCCCGAAGGGCGAGTCAGATCGATAAGAATAACCCTAGGCGTCTAATTCGGGCAATTGAAATTGCCAGGGCTATTGGAAAAGTCCCAGAGTTTAATTTTTTTGGATCAAAATATAATGTTTTGAAAATCGGCCTCAATCTGCCAGCCGAAAAATTAAAGAAGCGAATCTCTATTCGCCTATTCGCGCGAATTAGGGAGGGGATGATTGGTGAGGCGACGAAGCTTCATCGTGCTGGCCTCTCTTGGAAGAGAATGGAGGATTTGGGTTTGGAATATCGTTTTCAGGCAAAATATCTGAGGGGCGAAATCTCAAAAGAGGAAATGGTCAAACAACTTGAGTCGGCGATTTGGCACTACGCCAAGCGCCAAATGACTTGGTTTAGAAGAGATAAAAATATTAAGTGGTTCGAGCCTAAGGATTCAAGCAGGATTGTCCAAACTGTGAGAAAATTTATCTTGGCAGAATAG
- the alr gene encoding alanine racemase, giving the protein MKNFLKKIIRTKRNYDPLIEIHISAETLKNNLAELRKIGEEKGVAPVLKSNAYGHGLVAVAKILENEPKPFFAVDSYFEATALRHEGIKSPILIIGYTRNETIAGNKLNLVAFTITSLEQLRDLSENLRRPAICHLKIDTGMNRQGVRAEELAESVKLIKANPRIELEGLMSHFSSASNPEQSFAKSQIEKWNQAVKFIRKEFPNLKYWHLSATGGHLFTNEIDANVTRAGIGLYGISPSEKLATKINLKPALSADSIITGIKKVKTGEYIGYDLLYKAEKDLTVATIPFGYFEGVDKRLTNKGFVKVSSRDCPIVGRVSMNITTIDVSGIDDLKLNSSVNIVSSNPHDQNSIQNIAKICGASPYEILVHIPEHLKRVVI; this is encoded by the coding sequence ATGAAAAATTTCCTGAAAAAAATCATTCGGACCAAAAGGAATTACGACCCTTTGATTGAAATTCACATTTCTGCCGAGACTTTAAAGAACAATTTGGCGGAACTCCGAAAGATTGGTGAAGAAAAAGGTGTTGCGCCAGTTTTAAAGAGCAACGCTTACGGACACGGCTTAGTCGCGGTCGCTAAGATTTTAGAAAATGAACCGAAACCTTTTTTTGCGGTTGATTCTTACTTTGAGGCCACGGCCCTAAGACATGAGGGTATCAAATCCCCCATCTTGATTATCGGCTACACTCGAAACGAAACAATTGCCGGCAACAAATTGAATCTAGTCGCCTTTACAATCACAAGTTTAGAGCAACTAAGAGATTTGTCCGAAAATTTGAGGCGACCTGCCATCTGCCACCTTAAAATTGACACCGGCATGAATCGACAAGGTGTAAGAGCAGAAGAATTGGCTGAATCAGTCAAACTTATTAAAGCCAATCCAAGAATTGAGCTAGAAGGTTTAATGTCACACTTTTCTAGCGCCTCGAATCCGGAGCAAAGCTTTGCCAAAAGTCAGATTGAAAAATGGAATCAGGCAGTAAAATTTATCCGCAAGGAATTTCCAAACCTAAAATATTGGCACCTCTCGGCGACCGGCGGCCATCTTTTTACTAATGAAATTGACGCCAACGTCACAAGAGCCGGCATCGGACTTTACGGCATTTCACCGAGTGAAAAATTAGCAACCAAGATTAATTTAAAGCCGGCCCTTTCGGCCGACTCGATAATCACCGGAATTAAGAAAGTTAAGACTGGCGAATATATCGGCTATGACTTGCTTTACAAAGCCGAAAAGGATTTGACTGTCGCCACAATCCCTTTTGGCTATTTCGAGGGAGTTGATAAGCGACTGACTAACAAAGGATTTGTGAAAGTCAGCAGTCGTGACTGCCCGATTGTCGGCCGAGTCAGCATGAATATTACGACTATCGATGTGAGCGGGATAGATGATTTAAAACTTAATTCATCGGTTAATATCGTGAGTTCAAATCCGCATGACCAAAACTCAATTCAAAATATTGCCAAGATTTGCGGTGCCAGTCCTTATGAAATTTTGGTGCATATTCCGGAGCATCTAAAAAGAGTGGTAATTTAA